ACACaattaatgataataatataatgcccactgcaagggtatttattgtcaacggcagctgctgctgccgcatgtTGTGCAATCTGTTGCAGCATCGCAGCAAGTGACTCAGTAGCAGGCGGTGCAGCCAGGCAAACGGTTGGGATTCAATATAATCATCATGTATTATTACACGGCACACGTAAAGCCAACATTCACCACGCTCGAAGGTTGTAATTCGATTATTTTGCGCTCAATAACTAAACTATGATTCAATTTGAAATCTTTGCAGAATTCCAGGAGGCGTTCAATCTGTTTGACAATCGCGGCGATGGCAAGATACAGCTGAGCCAGGTGGGCGAGTGCCTGCGGGCACTGGGCCAGAATCCCACCGAGTCGGATGTGAAGAAGTGCACGCACCAGCTGAAGCCCGATGAGCGTATCTCGTTTGAGGTCTTTCTGCCCATCTATCAGGCCATATCGAAGGCGCGCTCCGGCGATACGGCCGATGATTTCATTGAGGGATTGCGTCATTTCGATAAGGATGCCAGCGGCTATATATCATCCGCTGAGCTGCGTCACTTGTTGACCACGCTGGGCGAGAAGCTAACCGATGAGGAGGTGGaacagctgctggccaacATGGAGGATCAGCAGGGCAACATCAACTACGAGGAGTTCGTGCGCATGGTCATGAGCGGCTAAGCCCCAAAGCAGATCTATCAaaacagagcagcagcagcagcaacaacatcaacaacaacaacagttacaataacaataacacacACCTGCCATGTTAGCTAGCCTAGCCGAGTTCATTCCGCCAAAACTCAACTCCCAAGATTCCAAGATTCCACTTTTAATTCACGCTTAGCCATCAATTTGTATCTTTTGTATATTCTTGCATTTCGGGGCAAATAGAATTGATTCCAACTAAATACAACTAGACGCACCTTAAGCGCGACCAACCCCATGactaagacacacacaaacacacacacacacagacacacacacaacattaaACGGTCGTTTAATGCAGGGTAATGCACATCCTCGGAGAGGTCGCATCGTTAACATTGCGTATTATTCTAAATGTATCGAGTTTATAATCCAACagatttttatatactatatacccATAATGGAACTCAACGTCTTCAACGAGTATCTAGTAACAAGTATTTCTTAATTAATGATTTGATATATATGCGAGGGTAGCGTATAATTGAACTTTAATGCGCATTTCAAAGttttacatgttttttttttttatttgaataatttaataatatatttaataattgaaaCGAATGAAAGTAGATCTTTTTACAAAAGAAACGTACttaaagttattaaaaaacatatgaaacttacaatattttgtgttttcttcAACTAAAGTTCGAATAAATCGTTAAGCAAAACGAAATTCAAGTTGAAACCGTCCACAAAAACGGTGCAGTATTGTAGCAGCGAGCTTATTGTCGGGGCTACTTAAATTGTAAGTGCTCCGAAGACAAAAGAGaattggcaaacattttgaatttcaGCTATGGCATTTCAACAAATCGAAtgtcatttttgtttactcaGCAAAAGAGAATACATATTTGCTGCATTAGCTAAAATAatgatgtatatataattaatattattcatTGCAATTTAGGTGTGGCGCTCAAGGCGATCAATCAATGTCGGCCAGTATTGTTATGgtattttatttggtttttggtattttctCTGTCGTTATCTGGCGGTCACACTGCTCAAGCCACAGtatagaaataaacaaaagcaaaaatgttatatttaatttaagctttaAGCATTTTGTACAGTGCTAAACTGCATTCCTTAATTAGCGCCTAGCGTTGTATT
This window of the Drosophila virilis strain 15010-1051.87 chromosome X, Dvir_AGI_RSII-ME, whole genome shotgun sequence genome carries:
- the Mlc-c gene encoding myosin-2 essential light chain isoform X1, translated to MYYYTAHVKPTFTTLEEFQEAFNLFDNRGDGKIQLSQVGECLRALGQNPTESDVKKCTHQLKPDERISFEVFLPIYQAISKARSGDTADDFIEGLRHFDKDASGYISSAELRHLLTTLGEKLTDEEVEQLLANMEDQQGNINYEEFVRMVMSG
- the Mlc-c gene encoding myosin-2 essential light chain isoform X2, with amino-acid sequence MAAYTEDQLAEFQEAFNLFDNRGDGKIQLSQVGECLRALGQNPTESDVKKCTHQLKPDERISFEVFLPIYQAISKARSGDTADDFIEGLRHFDKDASGYISSAELRHLLTTLGEKLTDEEVEQLLANMEDQQGNINYEEFVRMVMSG